A window of Bradyrhizobium sp. AZCC 1719 genomic DNA:
TGCAGGCATTGCTGCTCTATAACATCGGCGACAAGGAGCTGACCGCGGGCGAACTGCGCACGCGCGGTTACTACCTCGGCTCCAACGTCTCCTATAACCTCAAGAAGCTCGTCGAGCTCGGCTTCCTCGATCATCAGCGCTCGCGCGTCGATCGTCGCTCGGTCCGCATTCGCCTCACCGCGCAGGGCCAGGAAATCCGCAAGATCGTCGATGCGCTCTACCAGAAGCACGTCAAGACGGTGGAGCAGGTCGGCGGCATCTCGAATGAGGAGTTCGCAACGCTGAACAAGTCGCTGCACCGCCTCGAGCGGTTCTGGACCGACCAGATCCTGTATCGGCTCTGAGAATTCGCAAACCGGCCGCCTAGAAGACCGGTAGCCAACAAGCTGACAAACTGGCTAGGCGTAAGCCCTGCTCAACGCGCATCGGCGCCGGTCTTCCGGCTTCGGTGCGCTTTGTTTTGGAGGGAGAATCCTCCGCATTTTCGGGCAGCTATCGCTGTTTCCTAAAGAGAAATTACGATTTCTCGCATTGGAACCATCTTCTTCTCGCGGTGGAACCATCTTCGCGCCTGCGAATTATCGGCCCGGCCACAAAACGGGTGAGGGCATGCTCGTCGAGCGCGGAATTCAGGTCATGAATTTTGAGGTGGTGGGCGATGCCTACGCGATCGCCTCAAACTACCTTCGCAAGAGCGGCGCCATTGCCGATACCCTGGTTACCGACGAGCGATTGCTCGCAATCATCGTGAAGCTGTTCCGGCGCGGCGAATTCAACCGGCTCAGGCTCGCCAATAAGGCGATCGCCACGTTCGAAGCAGGCGCATTGGCCTGACGATCCACCCGCTCACGCAACTCAGGAGAATCCATGGAAGCCGCGATCGAACGGATCATGCAGACCTATGACCTGCTTCTGAACTGCAGCGCCGCTGCCAGCGAGGAGGCGCGCGCCAAGGTCACGGCCTATCTCACCACGCTGGTCGAGGCGGGCGAGACGGATCCGCACCGGCTGACGGTGTGCGGGCTCACCTATCTACGCCAGCTCGATGGCAGCAACGATCCGGTGAAGGCGGGGTATACGGGGTTGTAACGAAAAGACGCCCTGCTGCCGCGGCTTGACGCGAGCGCAGACCCGGTGCCTCCGAGGCAAGTCTTGCTGCCTCGCGCGCGCCGCCATAGATTTGCGTCTCTGATCGGCGGAGGCTCGCCATGACCTCACTCACCCGTCGTTTGTTTCTGTCGCTGGCGGCTAGCCTTGTGCCGGCTTCCGCCATCGCCCATCATGGCTGGGGCGGCTACGATACGTCAAAATCGTTCACCGTCACCGGCAAGATCCTGAAATCGACCTTCGAGAATCCCCATTGCGGGATCGAGATGGAGGTCGACGGCAAGCATTGGCATTTCGTCCTGGCGCCGCCGTCGCGCATGCAGGCGCGTGGCGCAACGCGCGAGCTGATCGCGCCCGGCAAGACCTGCACCGTGTTCGGCTATCCTCACACCAGCAAGCCGGACGAGGCGCGGATCGAATACATCGTGCTCGACGGCAAGCGTATCGAATTGCGGTAGGGCAGTGGAACACCAGCCGGCCGCATCGATATTCCTGGCGCTGCAGGAAAGCGCGCTGGGCCATGCGATGCGCTCCTCGCCAGCGCTTTATCCCGCGGTCGAGATTCTGCACATTATCGGCTTCGTGATCCTGGTGGGATCGATCCTGGCGCTCGATTTGAGGCTGCTGGGACTCGGGCGCACGCTTGCCATTCAACCGATGGCGCAATTGCTGCTGCCCTTGTCGCGTGCGGGCTTTCTGCTCGCGATCAGCATGGGTTTTTTGCTGTTCAGCGCCGATGCTTCGCATGTCGTGAAAAATGCCGCGTTCCAGATCAAGCTGCTTCTGATCGGTGCGGCGCTGATCAACATCGTGATCGCGCATGCCGTTCCATGGCGTTATGTTGAACACTGGGGCGACAAGGCGTCCGGCGCAGCCAAGGTGACTGCACTGCTGTCGATCCTGCTATGGCTCGGCGTCATCTGCGCGGGGCGCCTGATTGCGTATTTTTAGCAAGGCCGCTTTGCCATGTCCTGCATTCGCTTTGCCATCTTCGCGCTCCTCGTCGGTTTGTTCAGTTCGACGGAGATCGCCACTGCCGAGGAGGCCGCCAATGCCTGGAAGGCGTTGCGCGCCGGGGGGCATGTCGCGCTGATGCGGCATGCCGATGCGCCGGGGGGCTTTGGCGATCCGCCCGGTTTCCGCGTTGAAGATTGTGCCACCCAGCGCAACCTGAGCGCCAAGGGGAGGGCGGACGCCGGGAAGATCGGTGCGCGGCTCAAGCGGGAAGGGATTGCGTTTGAAACGATCCTGAGCTCGCCGTGGTGCCGATGCATCGACACCGCCAAATTGCTGAACTTGGGGCCGGTCGAGACCGTTGCGACATTCGGTAATGTTGTGGTGCTGCGCGATCAACGAGAGACGCTAACGGCGGGCGCCCGTGCGCGCATCGCCAAATGGACGTCGCGCGGAAACCTCCTCATCGTGACGCACGGCGCGAACATTTCGGCGCTCACCGGTGTCTCGCCGGCCAGCGGCGAAATCGTCGTCGTCAAAAGCGGAAGCGATCGCATTGAGCCTGCCGGCCGCCTGGTTCTCGATTGAGCCGGTTCGAGTTACTGCGCGTCCGCGCGCGCGTCCTTTGCGCGATAGCGGTTCCAGTTGGCGATCACGCCTTCGTATCGAACCGGCTTCGTTACCGTTGCAGTACGTGCGTTTTCGGCCTCTGTTTCATTGGCGGCATTCGGGAAAATCACGAAAAATCCCAGAAGACCGCCGACCATCGTGCCGTAGATCAGGAAGGCCGTTATCAGCCAGCGTCGCGAATTGGCCTGACGCTCTTTCGGTGGGAGCGAGCTTTCCATGTCGGGAAATCCATCTGTCAGCCCCGGATGGTTATAGGCTCAGTCGAAACGGCGGCATGTGATCTGGTTCACGCTGCGGCCGGCAAAGGTCTCGCGCTGCCCGACAGGCAAATCAGCTAGATGTTGTGTCCAGCCGGTCCCGCAAAAATTATCCGCTTTCGTCGCAGACCAAATCAGTCACATATACCGTGCGTCTCACCCAATTGAGGGGCGGGTCGCGATCGTCACGAACGTGCGGTGAGATGCGATGGACGCTGAATGCGCAAGACGTACGCGCAGGAGGCGTACGGCGAAGTCGTGTGGTTCTGGCGCCGCGGTGCTGGCGTTAAGTTACGTGGAAGTTTTCTGCGTGGCGACGGAGGCAAGAAAGCCGTTCTCCGGGGAGAGCACGAAGTAAGCCGTAAAGCCATTGCGCAGGGAAGGCCGGGCTGCTCCCGCTGTACCTGTATGCTCGTGTGCGTGTTCTTGATGCGCACCTGCACACGAGACCGCGGGTGCAGCCAGCACCCGGTCTTCCCTGCGCCCTCTGTTTGGAGAGGGCGGGAAGTTGAGAGCAAACCTCGGGCGCAACGCGTCGCGAGATCGTTGTCACATATGCCGTTGTCATCGTCCGCGAAGGCGGACGATCCAGTATCCCAGAGACGTCAATGATTGAATCGAGAAGCCGCGGCGTACTAGATCCCCCGCCTTCGCGGGGGATGACAGTCGAGTGTTGCGTCGCTATCTCCACGTCATTACGAGCCAATGGGTCGCGCGAATGCGCGCCCGATGACAGGCTCCGCGAAGCAATCCACATCTCCACTTGCCGTGCGATGGATTGCTTCGCTGCGCTCGCAAATGATGGTCTCAAGTGAACCGCCATGCTCTAACAAGACCAGAGGAAGCCCCATGCTCACGGTCCATCATCTCAACGACTCCCGCTCGCAGCGAGTTTTGTGGCTGCTGGAGGAGCTCGGCACGCCCTATGAGCTGAAACGTTATCAGCGCAACGCCGAGACGCGGCTGGCGCCGCCGGAGTTGAAAGAGGTTCATCCGCTCGGCAAATCGCCCGTCATCACTGACGGCGATATGACCATCGCCGAATCCGGCGCCATCGTCGATTACATCATCCGCCGCTACGGCCAGGGAAAAGACAAGCCCGCGATGATGCCGGCGCCCGGTAGCGCGGACTATGAGGCCTACAACGAGTGGCTGCATTATTCCGAAGGCTCGGCGGTGTTGCCGTTGATGCTCAACCTCTATGTCGGCCGACTGAAGGAGGCGGGTGCGCCGCTGCATCCGCGCATCGACAGCGAACTGGCGAACCACCTCGGCTATATCGACCGCGCGCTGAACGGGCGCGAGTTCTTCGTCGGGGCGTCGCTGACCGGCGCCGACATCCAGATGAGTTTTGTCGGTGAGCTGGCAAAAGTGTTCGACAAGCTCGAGCCATACCGGAACCTGGCGGCCTGGCTGGAGCGCATGCACGCCCGTCCGGCGTTCCAGCGCTCGGTCGCCAAGGGCGGGCCGTACCGGTTTGCGTGAGGGGAGGCAGTCATTCCGGGGCGCGAAGCGAACCCGGAATCTCGAGATTCCGGGTCTGGTCCTTCGGACCATCCCGGAATGACGGTGAACTGGAACGCCCGGCTCAAGCCCGGGGCGACGAATGGGGCTTCATCCCCACCATATCTTGCATAAATACCAGCCCTGTACCGCAAATACTTGGCCAATTCCGGCCGATGTGGTATCTCGCAGGCGCTTCTTTCGACCGCCACACCAGACCCGCCCGCTTCGCCCCTAAGGGCCTGCGGCGGTGGAGATATTTCGCCCAATGACCTCCTCGCCCACCAGCGCCAAGACCGGCTCCGCGCCCGACTCGTTCTTCACGGCCACGCTCGCCGAGGCCGACCCGGAAATCGCTGCCGCGATCAAGGGCGAACTCGGCCGCCAGCGGCACGAGATCGAGCTGATCGCCTCGGAAAACATCGTCAGCCGGGCCGTGCTGGAAGCGCAGGGCTCGGTGATGACCAACAAATACGCGGAAGGCTATCCGGGCGCGCGTTACTATGGCGGCTGCGAATGGGTCGACGTTGCCGAGACCTTGGCGATCGAGCGCGCCAAAAAGCTGTTCGGCGCTGGCTTTGCAAACGTGCAGCCGAACTCAGGCAGCCAGATGAACCAGGCGGCGTTTCTGGCGCTGCTGCAGCCCGGCGACACCTTTATGGGCCTCGATCTCGCGGCCGGTGGCCATCTCACCCACGGCTCGCCAGTCAACATGTCCGGCAAGTGGTTCAAGGCCGCGCACTATACGGTGCGGCGCGAGGATCATCTGATCGACATGGACGAGGTGGCGAAGCAGGCCGAGCAGGTGAAGCCGAAGCTGATCATCGCCGGCGGATCGGCCTATTCGCGCGCCTGGGACTTCAAGCGCTTCCGCGAGATCGCCGATAGCGTCGGCGCTTACCTCCTGGTTGACATGGCGCATTTCGCCGGCCTCGTCGCCGGCGGCGTCCATGCCTCGCCAGTGCCGCACGCGCACGTCACCACCACGACGACGCACAAATCGCTGCGCGGCCCGCGCGGCGGCCTGATCCTCTGCAACGACGAGGCGCTGGCCAAGAAGCTGAATTCGGCGATCTTCCCGGGCCTGCAGGGCGGCCCGCTGATGCATGTCATCGCCGCCAAGGCGGTGGCGTTCGCCGAGGCGCTGCGTCCGGACTTCAAGGTCTACGCGAAGAACGTCGTCGAGAACGCCAAGGCGCTGGCGGAAACGCTGCGCGGCCATGGCCTCGACATCGTCTCCGGCGGCACCGACAACCATCTGATGCTGGTCGACCTCCGGCCCAAAGGCCTGAAGGGCAACGTGTCCGAGAAGGCGCTGGTGCGCGCCGCGATCACCTGCAACAAGAACGGCATTCCGTTCGACCCTGAAAAGCCGTTCGTCACCTCGGGCCTGCGTCTCGGCACGCCGGCGGCAACGACGCGCGGCTTCGGCGTCGCCGAGTTCAAGCAAGTCGGCGGCATGATCGCCGAGGTGCTCAACGCGCTGGCGCAGTCGGAGGACGGCAAGGCGCCGCTGGTCGAAGCCGCGATCAAGGAACGCGTGAAGGCGCTCACCGACCGCTTCCCGATCTATCAGTAAGGTCTAGCAAGTCGAAGGTCCCGTTGGATGCGTTGTCCTAGCTGCAACAGTCTCGATACGCAGGTGAAGGATTCGCGTCCGACCGAGGACTCGGCCGTGATCCGGCGGCGGCGGGTATGCATTGCCTGCAACTTCCGCTTCACCACCTTCGAGCGGGTGCAGTTGCGCGAACTGACGGTCATCAAGCGCAACGGGCGCCGGGTGCCGTTCGACCGCGACAAGCTGGTCCGCTCGCTGCAGATCTCCTTGCGCAAGCGGCCGGTCGACCCTGAGCGGGTCGAGAAGATGGTTTCAGCGATCGTGCGCGAACTCGAGAGCGGCGGCGAGGCGGAAGTCTCCTCGGAGGCGATCGGCGAGATCGTGATGGAGCATCTGCGCCAGCTCGACGACGTCGCCTATGTGCGCTTCGCCTCCGTCTATCGCAATTTCCGCGAGGCCAAGGATTTTGAGACCGTGCTCGGCGAGCTCTCAGGCGAGGACGAAGCGCGGATCGCCACGTTGCGCAAATGATCTTCCGCATCCTGGAAGACCAGTACGGGCAGAAGATCAGGGAGTCCAAGGCGGCTGACCAGCGCTTCATGCAGCTTGCGCTGTCGCTCGGCCGGCGCGGGCTGGGGCGGACCTGGCCCAATCCGGCCGTCGGGGCGGTCGTCGTGAAGGATGGCGTCATCGTCGGGCGCGGCTGGACGCAACCGGGCGGGCGACCGCATGCCGAGCCGGAAGCCTTGAGGCGCGCCGGCGAGGCGGCGCGGGGCGCGACGCTGTATGTGACGCTGGAGCCCTGTTCGCATTTCGGCAAATCGCCGCCTTGCGTCGATGCCGCTATCGCGTCCGGCATTTCGCGCGTGGTGTCGGCGATCGAGGATCCCAATCCGGAGGTGGCCGGGCAGGGACATGCAAAACTTCGCGCAGCAGGGATATCAGTCGATGTCGGGCTCGGTGCTCAGGAAGTCGCGCGCGATCACGCCGGCCATTTCCGCCGCGTCCGCGACAAGCGCCCGCATGTGATCCTGAAACTCGCCGTCTCCGCCGACGACAAGATCGCTGCCGCCGGCCACAAGCCCGTTGCGATTACGGGCGAGGTCGCGAGAACTCGGGTGCATCTGTTGCGCGCGCAATGCGACGCCATCCTGGTCGGCATCGGCACCGTGCTGGCGGACGATCCGCTGCTGACCTGCCGCCTGCCCGGCATGGAAGCGCGGTCGCCGGTGCGGGTGGTGCTGGATCGCGCGCTGCGCATTCCCGGCACAAGTAAGCTAGTTCAGTCCGCGCGGCAGACGCCGCTCTGGGTGATGACCTCAGATTTTGCCGAGGCGCCGGCCGCCGTGAAACTCGGTGCGGCAGGCGCGCAGGTGATACGCGTTGCGGCTACTGCGCAGCCGCCGTGGCTGAATCTATCGGCGGTGCTGCACGCGCTGTCCGACAAGGGCATCACAAGGCTGATGGTCGAGGGTGGATCGCGGGTGGCGTCGTCCTTCGTCGCGAGCGGCTTGGTCGATGAAATCTGGCTGTTGTGCGGCCCTGATAAAGTCGGCGCCGACGGCATTCCCGCGCTGGACGCATTGCCGCTGTCGACTCTCACCGGGTCGCCCGCGTTCAAGCCACGTGCTAGCGAAAGCCTGGGCAACGACACTCTCACGATTTACGAGCGCGCTTAAATGTTTACCGGAATTGTCACCGACATCGGCGAAATCGTCGCCTTGAAGCCGACGGCGCAGGGGCAGTTGCACCGCATGCGGATCGCCTGCCGCTACGACCAGACGACCATTGCAGACGGCGCCTCGATTGCCTGCAACGGTGTCTGCCTGACGGTGGTGGCTTCCGGCGTCGAAGGCGGCAAGACCTGGTTCGACGTCGATGCCGCCGCGGAAACGCTCGGTATGACCACGGCCAAGCATTGGGCCAAGGGAACAAAACTCAATCTCGAGCGTGCGCTGAAGATCGGCGACGAGCTCGGCGGGCATATCGTCGCCGGCCACGCCGACGGCATCGCCACCGTCGTCAGGCGCGACGATCTGCCCGATATGGCCCGGTTCGAACTGCGCACCACGCGAGAGCTGGCGCGTTTCATCGCCGCCAAAGGTTCGGTGACGCTGGATGGCGTGTCGCTGACCGTGAATACGGTCGAGGATGTCATATTTTCGGTGCTGATTATCCCGCACACGCTCAGCGTCACCACGCTTGGCGGCTGGGCAGCAGGCAGCGAGGTCAATATCGAGGTCGACCTGATGGCCCGCTACGCGGCGCGGCTCTCGGAAATGAAGTGACGGCGCAGCCGTCATTCCGGGATGGTCCGAAGGACCAGACCCGGAATCTCGAGATTCCGGGTTCGATGCTCGCGCATCGCCCCGGAATGACGGTGCCGAGTTCGTGCTTGGCTTAGCCACCCGCGGCGACTACATAACGCGCCGTACCAGAGTGAAATGGATTGAACGATGGCAGACGCACGGCGCGCACCGCTGAAAGACCAGACCGACATCACAGGCGCGCGCGCGCTGATCGTGGAGGCGCGGTTCTATGACGACATTCAGGACGCGCTGCTGGAAGGTGCCGTCGCCGAGCTGAAAGCCGCCGGCGTGACGCATGACGTCATCACCGTGCCAGGCGCCTTGGAAATTCCGGCCGCGATCGCGATCGCGCTCGATGCCGCCGACAGGAACGGCAAGCAGTATGACGCGGCGATTGCGCTCGGCTGTGTGGTGCGCGGCGACACCATCCATTTCGAGATCGTCTCGATCGAATCCTCCCGCGCCCTGATGGACCTTGCGGTCGCGCGAAAGGTTCCGCTCGGCAACGGCATCATTACCGTCAATACCGAGGCTCAAGCCTGGGCGAGGGCGCGCGCCAGCGAGTTGAACAAGGGCGGCGACGCCGCGCGCGCGGCGCTGGCGATGCTGCGGATCAAACGCCGGCTGGCAAAGGCCTGACGATGGCAGAGAAGAAGCCCGCCAAAACTCCCGACAAGAAAGCCAACCGCCGTGGCGCGGCGCGGCTCGCCGCCGTGCAGGCGCTGTACCAGATGGACATCGCAGGCGCCGGGATCAACGACATTTTCGCCGAGTTTGAAAGCCACTGGTTCGGCAACGAGGTCGAGGGCGAGAAATACCTGCCGGCGGAAGCCGCCTTCTTCCGCGACGTCGTGTCGGGCGTGGTCCGCGATCAAGCGAGGCTCGATCCTCTGATCGACGACGCGCTGCAGAAGGGCTGGCCCTTGAAGCGGATCGACGCGATTCTGCGCGCGGTGCTGCGCGCCGGCTCCTACGAGCTCGAGCATCGCAAGGACGTGCCGGGCCGCGTGGTCGTCTCAGAATATGTCGATGTCGCGCATGCCTTTGTCGAAAAGGACGAGACCGGTATGGTCAACGCCGTGCTCGACCAGATCGCGCGCCAGTTCCGCGCCGACGAGTTCACGCGTGGCTAGCGGCAAACCAGTGTCCGGCGAGGACTGGCTGATCGCGCGCTATTTCCGGCCGCTTGCAACCGACCCCGGCGCCTTCCGTCTCGACGACGATGCTGCGGCGCTGAAGCCGTCCGGCGATGACATCGTGGTGACGACGGATGCCATTGTCGAGGGCGTGCATTTCCTGCCCGATGATCCTCCCGATGCGGTCGCGCGCAAGGCGCTGCGGGTGAACCTCAGCGATCTCGCCGCGAAGGGCGCGACGCCGGCCGGCTTTGTGCTGACGCTGGCGCTCCGCAGCGCGGATGAGGGCTGGCTAAAGCCGTTCGCGGCGGCGCTGGGCGAGGACACCAGGCAGTTCGCATGTCCGCTGCTCGGCGGCGATACGGTGTCGACGCCGGGGCCGCTGATGGTTTCGGTGACCGCATTCGGCCGCGTGCCGCCAGGCAAAATGGTCCATCGCAGCGGCGCCAAACCAGGCGAGCAGGTGATGGTGACGGGGACGATCGGAGACGGCGGGCTGGGGCTGGCCATCCTCCGCGGGGGAAAGGTGCATGCCGCCGCCGATACGGCCGCGCGGGAGATGCTGGTCGCACGCTATCGCGTCCCGCAGCCGCGCGTGGCGATGGCCGAGATCGTTCGCGAATACGCCAGTGCTTCGATGGACATATCGGATGGGTTGGCAGGCGATCTGACAAAGCTGTGCGGCGCGTCGGGCGTATCCGCCGTGATCGATCTGGAGCAGGTGCCGTTGTCCGGCGCAGCGCGGGGGTTGGTGTCGCGCGGCATTGTCGGACTGGAAACGTTGATTGTGGGTGGCGACGATTACGAAATCCTCTGCACGATTCCGAAAGAGCATGTTGAAGTCTTCGAAGCTGCCGCGCAGCGCGCAGGGGTTGCGCTTAGTTCCATCGGAACGATCGTCGCGGGGAGTGCAGTTCCGAAGTTCGTCGACAAAGAGGGCAAGGAAATCGCGCTGGAACGGCTATCCTACAGCCATTTTTGAAGGCGTCGCATAATGCCGTCGGGCTTTATTTCCCGCCAGCCATTGCAATTTCGCTGAAAACCTATAGGTTGTAGCGCATTCGATTACCGCCGTGCCTTTTTGAACGCGCCCCACGGGGCTTCTTTCCAGAGACATCGTCGAGATTGGATTTGAATCCGTGCGATCGCCGCGCGGAATGAAAAGCCTATGTGCTTTGGAGAAGAGAAAATGGCTACGGGAACAGTGAAGTGGTTCAACGGTCAAAAGGGTTTCGGTTTCATTGAGCCGAGCGATGGCAGCAAGGATGTGTTCGTGCACATCTCCGCCGTCGAGCGCGCCGGCCTTGGCGGGCTGGCCGAAGGTCAGAAGGTTCAGTTCGAACTCAAGACCGACAAGATGCGGGGCAAGGTAAGCGCGGAAAACCTGTCGCTGGTCTAAGGCCTCGAAACGGTCGTTTCACGGATGTACTGGAATGGCTCGTGAGCCCGCTCGATCCCTCCCGGGGTTGAGCGGGCTCTTGTATTTTGGCCGGGCCGAATACCCGATGCCCCCGGGACGCCAGTTGGCTGGACGTATTCCGGGTGACACCTTTCAAAAATCGACGGTTTTCGCCCTCCGTGACATTGCGCCGGAGGGACGATTTTGGCATGGTCCCGCCCGATTTGAGGCCGCCCTTCTGGGCAGGGAAGGCCTCCTTTTTGTGCGTCCGCCGCAACTGCGGTGACGGCGCGGGGGTGGAACGAACAAAAAACTGAGGCAAATTCAATGACAGCATTGTGGGTGATTGTGCTCTGCGGAGCGCTTTCGATTGTCTACGCCATCTGGGCTACGTCTTCCGTTCTGAAATCGGACGCCGGCAATCCGCGCATGCAGGAAATCGCGGCGGCTGTCGCCGAAGGCGCGCAGGCCTATCTGCGCCGCCAATACATGACGATCGCCATGGTCGGCGTCGTGATCTTCGCGCTGCTGGCCTACTTCCTCGGCATGCTGGTTGCGATCGGCTTCCTGATCGGCGCGGTGCTGTCGGGTGCCGCCGGCTTCATCGGCATGAACGTCTCGGTTCGCGCCAACGTGCGCACCGCCCAGGCGGCGACCACTTCGCTGGCCGGCGGCCTCGAACTGGCCTTCAAGGCGGGTGCGATCACCGGTCTTCTGGTGGCGGGCCTCGCGCTGCTCGGCGTCACCATCTACTTCGCTTATCTCACCCAGTTCATGGGGCTGAAGGCCAACGATCGCGTCGTCGTCGACGCGCTGGTGGC
This region includes:
- the ribH gene encoding 6,7-dimethyl-8-ribityllumazine synthase, coding for MADARRAPLKDQTDITGARALIVEARFYDDIQDALLEGAVAELKAAGVTHDVITVPGALEIPAAIAIALDAADRNGKQYDAAIALGCVVRGDTIHFEIVSIESSRALMDLAVARKVPLGNGIITVNTEAQAWARARASELNKGGDAARAALAMLRIKRRLAKA
- the ldtR gene encoding transcriptional regulator LdtR → MIKAVATAVETAERSAGQTPVQPLYLEALTLVERLHRRLLDVIKDEFDRRGRADINSVQALLLYNIGDKELTAGELRTRGYYLGSNVSYNLKKLVELGFLDHQRSRVDRRSVRIRLTAQGQEIRKIVDALYQKHVKTVEQVGGISNEEFATLNKSLHRLERFWTDQILYRL
- the nusB gene encoding transcription antitermination factor NusB, producing the protein MAEKKPAKTPDKKANRRGAARLAAVQALYQMDIAGAGINDIFAEFESHWFGNEVEGEKYLPAEAAFFRDVVSGVVRDQARLDPLIDDALQKGWPLKRIDAILRAVLRAGSYELEHRKDVPGRVVVSEYVDVAHAFVEKDETGMVNAVLDQIARQFRADEFTRG
- the thiL gene encoding thiamine-phosphate kinase, which gives rise to MASGKPVSGEDWLIARYFRPLATDPGAFRLDDDAAALKPSGDDIVVTTDAIVEGVHFLPDDPPDAVARKALRVNLSDLAAKGATPAGFVLTLALRSADEGWLKPFAAALGEDTRQFACPLLGGDTVSTPGPLMVSVTAFGRVPPGKMVHRSGAKPGEQVMVTGTIGDGGLGLAILRGGKVHAAADTAAREMLVARYRVPQPRVAMAEIVREYASASMDISDGLAGDLTKLCGASGVSAVIDLEQVPLSGAARGLVSRGIVGLETLIVGGDDYEILCTIPKEHVEVFEAAAQRAGVALSSIGTIVAGSAVPKFVDKEGKEIALERLSYSHF
- a CDS encoding histidine phosphatase family protein, whose protein sequence is MSCIRFAIFALLVGLFSSTEIATAEEAANAWKALRAGGHVALMRHADAPGGFGDPPGFRVEDCATQRNLSAKGRADAGKIGARLKREGIAFETILSSPWCRCIDTAKLLNLGPVETVATFGNVVVLRDQRETLTAGARARIAKWTSRGNLLIVTHGANISALTGVSPASGEIVVVKSGSDRIEPAGRLVLD
- a CDS encoding DUF6152 family protein produces the protein MTSLTRRLFLSLAASLVPASAIAHHGWGGYDTSKSFTVTGKILKSTFENPHCGIEMEVDGKHWHFVLAPPSRMQARGATRELIAPGKTCTVFGYPHTSKPDEARIEYIVLDGKRIELR
- a CDS encoding cold-shock protein, encoding MATGTVKWFNGQKGFGFIEPSDGSKDVFVHISAVERAGLGGLAEGQKVQFELKTDKMRGKVSAENLSLV
- the nrdR gene encoding transcriptional regulator NrdR → MRCPSCNSLDTQVKDSRPTEDSAVIRRRRVCIACNFRFTTFERVQLRELTVIKRNGRRVPFDRDKLVRSLQISLRKRPVDPERVEKMVSAIVRELESGGEAEVSSEAIGEIVMEHLRQLDDVAYVRFASVYRNFREAKDFETVLGELSGEDEARIATLRK
- a CDS encoding riboflavin synthase; translation: MFTGIVTDIGEIVALKPTAQGQLHRMRIACRYDQTTIADGASIACNGVCLTVVASGVEGGKTWFDVDAAAETLGMTTAKHWAKGTKLNLERALKIGDELGGHIVAGHADGIATVVRRDDLPDMARFELRTTRELARFIAAKGSVTLDGVSLTVNTVEDVIFSVLIIPHTLSVTTLGGWAAGSEVNIEVDLMARYAARLSEMK
- the glyA gene encoding serine hydroxymethyltransferase translates to MTSSPTSAKTGSAPDSFFTATLAEADPEIAAAIKGELGRQRHEIELIASENIVSRAVLEAQGSVMTNKYAEGYPGARYYGGCEWVDVAETLAIERAKKLFGAGFANVQPNSGSQMNQAAFLALLQPGDTFMGLDLAAGGHLTHGSPVNMSGKWFKAAHYTVRREDHLIDMDEVAKQAEQVKPKLIIAGGSAYSRAWDFKRFREIADSVGAYLLVDMAHFAGLVAGGVHASPVPHAHVTTTTTHKSLRGPRGGLILCNDEALAKKLNSAIFPGLQGGPLMHVIAAKAVAFAEALRPDFKVYAKNVVENAKALAETLRGHGLDIVSGGTDNHLMLVDLRPKGLKGNVSEKALVRAAITCNKNGIPFDPEKPFVTSGLRLGTPAATTRGFGVAEFKQVGGMIAEVLNALAQSEDGKAPLVEAAIKERVKALTDRFPIYQ
- a CDS encoding glutathione S-transferase family protein, whose product is MLTVHHLNDSRSQRVLWLLEELGTPYELKRYQRNAETRLAPPELKEVHPLGKSPVITDGDMTIAESGAIVDYIIRRYGQGKDKPAMMPAPGSADYEAYNEWLHYSEGSAVLPLMLNLYVGRLKEAGAPLHPRIDSELANHLGYIDRALNGREFFVGASLTGADIQMSFVGELAKVFDKLEPYRNLAAWLERMHARPAFQRSVAKGGPYRFA
- the ribD gene encoding bifunctional diaminohydroxyphosphoribosylaminopyrimidine deaminase/5-amino-6-(5-phosphoribosylamino)uracil reductase RibD, translating into MIFRILEDQYGQKIRESKAADQRFMQLALSLGRRGLGRTWPNPAVGAVVVKDGVIVGRGWTQPGGRPHAEPEALRRAGEAARGATLYVTLEPCSHFGKSPPCVDAAIASGISRVVSAIEDPNPEVAGQGHAKLRAAGISVDVGLGAQEVARDHAGHFRRVRDKRPHVILKLAVSADDKIAAAGHKPVAITGEVARTRVHLLRAQCDAILVGIGTVLADDPLLTCRLPGMEARSPVRVVLDRALRIPGTSKLVQSARQTPLWVMTSDFAEAPAAVKLGAAGAQVIRVAATAQPPWLNLSAVLHALSDKGITRLMVEGGSRVASSFVASGLVDEIWLLCGPDKVGADGIPALDALPLSTLTGSPAFKPRASESLGNDTLTIYERA